The sequence GTATTAATTAAAGCCTATCCAGATAGAATCATAAATATCCATCCATCACTACTGCCAAGTTTTCCTGGTATAAATGCTATCGAACAAGCTCTTAAAGAAAAAGTCTGTATAACCGGCTGTTCAGTACATCTAGTAAGAGAAAAAGTTGATAATGGACCAATTTTAATTCAAGCAGCCGTTCCAGTTTTAACTTCAGATAATAAGATTACTTTATCTAGAAAAATTCAAATTCAAGAACATCGTATTTTACCTATAGGGGTATCTATTGCTGGACAAAATTGGAGACATATGAAATCTTATGGGTAGAAAGGTTTTAAAGGAAGTCCAGTTTCCTGGGGCAATCCTGCCATTATATTTAAATTTTGAATTCCTTGTCCTGCCTGTCCTTTAACTAAGTTATCTATTACACTTATCAGTACAAGCTGACCAGTTCTCGAGTCAACTTGTACTGATAATAATGCTCTATTTGTTTGCCTAACCCATTTAGTCGATGGATATGTTCCTACTTGCATTATTCCTATATTAGGTTGATCTCTATAAACAGTCTCTAGGACTGTCAAGCAATCATCAGCTGTAAGTCCAGGATCTCTTAATCTTCCATAAACAGTAGAAAGTATACCTCTAACCATTGGAACTAAGTGAGGTGTAAATTGTAGTTGAATTTCTTGACCTGCAACTAAAGTAGCTTGCTCCTCTATTTCAGAGGTATGTCTATGACCAATTACACCATAAGGTGAAATTGCTTCTGAAGCTTCAGAAAGAAGTAAAGCCTCCTTAGGAGAGCGACCTCCACCTGATGTCCCCGTCTTAGAATCAATTATTAGACCATCGTTATAAATTAACCCCTGTTTAAGGAAAGGTAATAAAGGAAGTAAACTAGCTGTAGGAAAACAACCTGGAGAGGAAACTATTCTTGCTTTAGATATCTGGTTTGTATTCCACTCGGAAAGTCCATATATAGCCTCATTACATAAATCATGATCCCTACGATTGTATAATTTTGACTCTTTAATGTATATTTGCTTCCATTGTTCCAGAGAATTGTATCTATAATCCGCTGATAAATCTAGAACTCTTACATTGCGCTCTAAAAGTTCAGGCACAATTTGACTTGCTAAGCCATTTGGAAGACTAAGTATTGCAAAATCTGCATTTTTAGATATTTTTTCTGGATCTGCTTTTTCTATAGAAGGATTGTTTTCTAAAGGCAAAAAAGGACAAAGTTCATTCCATCGCCTACCAGCACTTTTGTCTCCAGCCAAATATGTAACATTGAAATATGGATGATCATTTAAAAGTCTTATGGATTGAAGACCTCCATAACCTGAAGCTCCAACAATCGCGACCCGACTATTTGAGCCATCCATAGCTTTAAAGGTCGTGCTAAGCATTACAATTTCCAATTATAGAAATTTTACTTCCGTAGATAATCAGTAAAGGCTCCTTGATCCTTAGAATCATTAGAAGTTGAAATCAAACGACTCCATCGAAATCAAGTTTGACCATATCGCCGATGCACTAGCCGCTATACGCAACGGGGAGTGCGTTGTAGTTGTCGATGATGAGCGTCGAGAAAACGAAGGAGATCTTATTTGCGCAGCAGAATTTGCTACTCCAGAGCAAATCAATTTCATGGCAACTGAAGCGCGTGGGCTTATTTGCCTTGCAATGCAAGGCAGCCGCTTAGATCAACTAGATCTTCCTTTAATGGTTGACAGAAATACTGATTCCAACCAAACAGCTTTTACAGTAAGCATTGATGCTGGGCCTGAATTTGGTGTAACTACTGGTATTTCTGCTGAAGATAGAGCAAGAACAATACAAATAGCCTTAAAGGCTGAGACCAAACCTATAGATCTTCGACGGCCTGGCCACATATTTCCACTCAGAGCTAAAAAAGGTGGTGTTTTAAAAAGAGCTGGACACACAGAAGCCGCTGTTGATTTATCTGAATTGTCAGGCCTATCTCCCGCAGGTGTGATTTGCGAAATACAAAATTCAGATGGATCTATGGCAAGGCTCCCACACTTACATGATTATGCGAGGAGTTGGGGGTTGAAGCTAATTTCAATTGCAGATTTAATACGTTACCGTTTAGAGAATCAACGATTTGTGCACAGAAAAGCAACTGCAAAATTGCCTAGCTTATTTGGTGGTTTTAACGCTATAGGTTATAAAAATGAACTTGATGGATCAGAACATGTTGCCCTAATTAAAGGAACTCCAGGAGATTTAAAAGAACCAGTTCTAGTCAGAATGCACTCTGAGTGCTTAACAGGAGATGCATTTGGTTCTTTAAGATGTGATTGTAGACCCCAACTTGAAGCTGCACTTGCAAGGATAGAACAAGAAGGTGAAGGGGTAGTGGTATATCTACGACAGGAAGGAAGGGGAATTGGGTTAATAAATAAACTTAGAGCGTATAGTCTTCAAGATGGCGGATTAGATACTGTTGAAGCAAATGAGAAATTAGGATTCCCCGCAGATCTAAGAAATTATGGTGTGGGAGCACAGATTTTGACAGACCTAGGAATTCATCGATTAAAATTACTCACAAATAATCCAAGAAAAATTGCAGGATTAGGAGGATATGGCCTGCAAGTAGAGCATCGAGTACCTTTAGTAATATGTCCTGGTGATCATAATGAAGCGTATCTTGCTGTAAAAAAAGAAAAGTTAGGTCATTTAATTGAACCAAAAATTGATCATGAAACATCAAATAATGAGATAGGAAGACATATCGTTGTTTTTTGGGATGGCAATATTGACA comes from Prochlorococcus sp. MIT 1307 and encodes:
- the argC gene encoding N-acetyl-gamma-glutamyl-phosphate reductase, translating into MDGSNSRVAIVGASGYGGLQSIRLLNDHPYFNVTYLAGDKSAGRRWNELCPFLPLENNPSIEKADPEKISKNADFAILSLPNGLASQIVPELLERNVRVLDLSADYRYNSLEQWKQIYIKESKLYNRRDHDLCNEAIYGLSEWNTNQISKARIVSSPGCFPTASLLPLLPFLKQGLIYNDGLIIDSKTGTSGGGRSPKEALLLSEASEAISPYGVIGHRHTSEIEEQATLVAGQEIQLQFTPHLVPMVRGILSTVYGRLRDPGLTADDCLTVLETVYRDQPNIGIMQVGTYPSTKWVRQTNRALLSVQVDSRTGQLVLISVIDNLVKGQAGQGIQNLNIMAGLPQETGLPLKPFYP
- the ribBA gene encoding bifunctional 3,4-dihydroxy-2-butanone-4-phosphate synthase/GTP cyclohydrolase II codes for the protein MKSNDSIEIKFDHIADALAAIRNGECVVVVDDERRENEGDLICAAEFATPEQINFMATEARGLICLAMQGSRLDQLDLPLMVDRNTDSNQTAFTVSIDAGPEFGVTTGISAEDRARTIQIALKAETKPIDLRRPGHIFPLRAKKGGVLKRAGHTEAAVDLSELSGLSPAGVICEIQNSDGSMARLPHLHDYARSWGLKLISIADLIRYRLENQRFVHRKATAKLPSLFGGFNAIGYKNELDGSEHVALIKGTPGDLKEPVLVRMHSECLTGDAFGSLRCDCRPQLEAALARIEQEGEGVVVYLRQEGRGIGLINKLRAYSLQDGGLDTVEANEKLGFPADLRNYGVGAQILTDLGIHRLKLLTNNPRKIAGLGGYGLQVEHRVPLVICPGDHNEAYLAVKKEKLGHLIEPKIDHETSNNEIGRHIVVFWDGNIDKLKQAELIDDANKISVINNIELKNETSSRLIALWGSPTFMWRVIAISNSHDSCIKNSSLENFLKRVAKWDRTTRVGLFKTNKVQQVFHPSQNIRNESKDIKQLLLDNKIDFNDANQTHIPNMIIWS